One window of the Yamadazyma tenuis chromosome 6, complete sequence genome contains the following:
- the BDF1 gene encoding transcription initiation at TATA-containing promoter protein (EggNog:ENOG503NVXS; COG:K), with translation MEKNQFDYEKRMVQPPLSPPNPSSSPSPNPTTVDAVKMTTVAAPTAAVSVPASGADTLAPQTISPTEPTSNTASDGVPTGNIPTAASPAPTSVYTSGPAVVPVNMVPAPTPQPEPDMNDLPDNPMPKHQAKFALNTIKNVKRLKDAGPFLKPVDIIKLNIPFYYNFVPKPMDLSTIEKKLTVSAYEVPEQFIDDFNLMVSNCIKFNGENSPIAKMGKNIQAYFEKHMLNFPPKEANESELSTASKRRIESQSSVPSIASNRPKRNIHPPKPKELPYDNRPRKKKFAADLRFCNQILKDLISKKHFSYNFPFLQPVDAVALNIPNYSDIIKQPMDLSTIQSKLANNQYENGDEFESDVTLMFENCYKFNPEGTDVSMMGHKLQDIFQKKWINRPIPKDTPQNSDNEDYSDDEFSDDNSDVDESVLSNIPAIKFLEDQLIRMTQELDKLKKDHLLKIKQQREQRRKSRASGKNRKRSGSMAHSTGGKSKKIKLIPQIQVTYEMKKQVSEQVPNLPDKKLQEFIKIIKDDVDLNDEEEVELDMDQLEDKTILKLYNFLFDKKPAKAKKMELTTNYDKLTKLKNQLSLFDEGMRAESSDDDDMINIANNKYTTIAGPMVRYSKLPFRALLRNFKCDIVYSPMILAREFVRNDIARLSDFTTNSEDKSLIVQVGVNNELDLLRFVDMVHPYVDGIGLNCGCPIKEQVAEGIGAALMSEPDLVARMIKVVKDKYKDTVCIDAKIRIHKDLEETVEFVKKVQASGVDFITIHGRTKSTRSSIPVNLDAIKYVRQFTTVPVMANGDCFNPEDVERICSYTGCDGVMSARGVLQNPALFAGYDKTPWMAVELFWHYSMSYGLPFRIIQHHLSEMLHQILTNAKLKEMNFINNLVDLMDWFDHNFDLKRNSDPGFATRVEVPYKL, from the exons ATGGAAAAGAACCAGTTTGACTACGAAAAGAGAATGGTGCAGCCTCCCTTGAGCCCACCAAATCCTTCGTCAAGCCCTTCGCCAAACCCTACCACTGTGGATGCCGTGAAGATGACGACTGTGGCAGCCCCTACTGCTGCTGTTTCAGTTCCCGCCTCCGGTGCTGATACTTTGGCACCTCAAACTATTCTGCCAACAGAGCCTACTTCCAATACGGCCAGCGACGGTGTTCCCACCGGCAATATTCCCACCGCGGCCTCTCCAGCCCCAACCTCAGTATACACTTCTGGTCCCGCTGTGGTTCCTGTAAATATGGTTCCGGCCCCAACTCCTCAACCAGAACCTGATATGAATGACCTTCCTGACAATCCTATGCCTAAACATCAGGCTAAGTTTGCCCtcaacaccatcaagaaTGTGAAGCGTTTAAAAGATGCAGGTCCATTTTTGAAACCGGTTGATAttatcaagttgaatatTCCTTTCTACTACAATTTTGTTCCAAAACCAATGGATTTATCAACTATTGAGAAAAAGCTTACTGTCAGTGCCTACGAGGTACCTGAACAATTTattgatgacttcaacttgatggtgaGCAACTGCATAAAGTTCAATGGAGAAAATTCCCCAATCGCTAAGATGGGTAAAAATATCCAAGCTTATTTCGAAAAGCACATGTTGAACTTCCCACCAAAAGAAGCGAACGAAAGTGAATTAAGTACGGCTTCGAAAAGAAGGATTGAGCTGCAACTGCTGGTTCCCTCAATTGCCAGTAACAGACCAAAGAGAAacatacacccaccaaaaccaaaagagtTGCCATACGATAATAgaccaagaaagaagaagtttgcTGCTGATTTAAGATTTTGTAATCAAATACTCAAAGATCTCATCAGTAAGAAGCATTTCAGCTATAACTTCCCATTTTTGCAACCGGTGGATGCCGTTGCTTTGAATATTCCAAATTATTCTGACATAATTAAGCAGCCAATGGATTTGTCCACGATTCAATCAAAGTTGGCTAATAATCAATATGAGAATGgtgatgaatttgaactGGACGTGACCTTGATGTTTGAGAATTGTTACAAATTCAATCCTGAAGGTACGGATGTGAGTATGATGGGCCACAAGTTACAGGATATCttccagaagaaatggaTTAACAGGCCAATTCCAAAGGATACTCCTCAGAATTCTGATAATGAAGATTATTCTGACGATGAATTTCTGGATGACAACAGTGATGTGGATGAAAGTGTTTTATCCAATATCCCCGCTATCAAATTTTTGGAAGATCAATTGATTAGAATGACCCAGGAGTTagataagttgaagaaagatcacttgttgaaaatcaagCAACAGCGTGAACAAAGACGCAAATCCCGTGCAAGTGGTAAGAACCGTAAAAGAAGTGGCTCTATGGCCCACAGCACAGGTGgaaaatccaagaagattAAATTGATACctcaaattcaagtcaCATATgagatgaagaaacaaGTTAGTGAACAAGTTCCAAACTTGCCAGATAAGaagcttcaagaatttATAAAGATTATAAAGGATGATGTCGACTTGAATGATGAGGAAGAGGTTGAATTGGATATGGATCAATTGGAAGACAAAACtatcttgaagttgtacaacttcttgtttgACAAGAAGCCAGCTAAGGCCAAAAAGATGGAGTTGACCACAAACTACGATAAGCTCacgaagttgaagaaccaattAAGTTTGTTCGATGAAGGTATGAGGGCTGAAAgtagtgatgatgatgatatga TTAATATTGCTAACAATAAATACACCACCATTGCTGGACCGATGGTGAGGTACTCAAAGCTTCCCTTTCGTGCATTATTGAGGAACTTTAAGTGTGATATAGTGTATTCTCCTATGATTCTTGCACGTGAGTTCGTAAGGAATGATATTGCACGTCTTTCAGATttcaccacaaactcagAGGACAAGAGTCTAATAGTGCAAGTAGGAGTGAAtaatgaacttgatttgCTCaggtttgtggatatgGTTCATCCGTATGTGGATGGAATAGGATTGAATTGTGGATGTCCGATTAAGGAACAAGTCGCAGAGGGTATAGGAGCAGCACTAATGTCAGAGCCGGACTTGGTAGCCAGAATGATCAAGGTGGTCAAAGATAAGTACAAAGACACGGTGTGTATTGACGCAAAAATAAGGATTcacaaggatttggaagaaactgttgaatttgtcaaAAAGGTTCAGGCCAGTGGAGTAGACTTTATTACAATTCATGGACGTACAAAGAGTACCAGATCGTCAATTCCAGTAAACCTTGATGCCATAAAATATGTTCGGCAGTTTACCACTGTTCCAGTTATGGCAAATGGTGATTGTTTTAATCCGGAGGATGTAGAGAGAATTTGCAGTTACACTGGCTGCGACGGAGTCATGTCCGCTAGAGGAGTGTTGCAAAATCCAGCTTTATTTGCTGGGTATGATAAAACTCCATGGATGGCAGTGGAACTCTTCTGGCACTACTCTATGTCTTATGGACTACCGTTTAGAATCATTCAACACCATTTATCAGAGATGTTGCACCAAATTTTAACTAATGCtaagttgaaagaaatgaaCTTCATTAACAATTTAGTTGATTTGATGGACTGGTTTGACCACAACTTTGATTTGAAACGGAACAGTGATCCTGGGTTTGCTACAAGGGTCGAAGTTCCTTATAAATTATAG
- the SMC4 gene encoding Structural maintenance of chromosomes protein 4 (EggNog:ENOG503NTYH; COG:B,D) codes for MSPPKRSKRRISLSDDEIDEQETSAHQTFINNSEYSIDSSNKPHQESSAVNRSGLDDQTFVSASNSSIAGACNDSDNESEVAYRDQTPDISRANETSDTSNEITKDATSSFTKSSIESANSLEVKVSEIPLLAPSTPVPNLVQEPEEVLSYSQQQSSMNITSPKKRESFTMAPKKAEPRLVIDQLVLTNFKSYAGRQVIGPFNASFSAVVGPNGSGKSNVIDSMLFVFGFRASKMRQGKLSELIHNSEGNRLEFCQVDIHFNHVIDDLQDDSFSVIPDSQLVVSRKALKNNSSQYYINGKTSTYTEVTNLLKDKGIDLHHKRFLILQGEVESIAQMKPKAEKESDDGLLEYLEDIIGTSHYKELIDSNLSKVDELNDVCIEKSNRFELVEKDKNQLEEKKTEALRFLEMEKKMINLKSIQFQINLNANTSELAERQRLFNELNEEYEEEKTKNEELNQQLESDLKEQKSINYQIVTISKEIGKRAEKSKAINKAIVSVDEKIKNLNGKLRKAIKSKEQSEQSLSMSRSKLNTQNEMSAQFKDELDQLVKELTQEKATLDEIRQKMTSKTSVYSKEIESLQTKLEPWNDKLKEKENSIQLINSSIEMLNSQKLENSKKLEAGKERLINIKAEGKQKEIEYQETQEKLDHIVEQIGLGEGQIESERKQLSAKKTDLINMRTKVQDSLSVHSHNQNKSRVLSSLSRLAKSGRINGFYGRLGDLGIIDDKYDIAISTACPALDSIVVETVETAQTCIQYLRKNSLGYGTFICLNKLRNFNTSPISTPGNPATVKRLFDLIKPKNEKFLTAFYSKLFDTLVATNLQEAKQVAYGKKRFRVVTLDGKLVDTSGTMSGGGNSFAKGGMILASSKLEDKMDLSDEDVQQLQQDLSSMESKYEAEYRDFQIKESQLRSLKDLHPETQFNLSKLKLEIEALSSEKREVSALCKRLINENESNENSAKIEQEIQFKESEKNEIIKGKDELKLEMKDLESKIGELEEKIMEAGGVELRLQSAKVDSIKQKIEIINDKTSNEKLTIRKLENEIKRTAKASEESSKEIEKAETELETIKSQDTNKQEELDALNKEIDKLTDEKEALQESLEGVNEQLEAKNSEIKKFKSLEIELNNKLEKLGNVIKKIQREISVEEENLGSLLVRNTTDYISWLEPEEQEKYNGNEIKKLTTEELERVNIDEVDSEIVDIEKYMANVKTDIEILKEYGLKIQEFKIRQQELDESISSRDEIKNYCEDLKRKRLDEFMEGFNTISLSLKEMYQMITMGGNAELELVDSLDPFSEGILFSVMPPKKSWRNISNLSGGEKTLSSLALVFALHKYKPTPLYVMDEIDAALDFRNVSIVANYIKERTKNGQFIVISLRNNMFELAKQLVGIYKVNNMTKSISLQNKEFLN; via the coding sequence ATGTCACCTCccaaaagatcaaagaGAAGGATCTCTTTaagtgatgatgaaatcgaTGAACAGGAGACTAGTGCCCATCAAACCTTTATAAATAACAGTGAATATCTGATTGATTCCTCAAATAAACCACATCAAGAATCATCAGCTGTCAACCGATCCGGTCTTGATGACCAGACTTTTGTCTCCGCATCTAATAGCTCGATTGCTGGTGCTTGCAATGACAGTGATAATGAGTCTGAAGTCGCCTATAGAGATCAAACCCCAGATATTTCAAGAGCAAATGAAACCCTGGATACCAGCAACGAAATTACCAAAGATGCTACCAGTTCTTTCACCAAGAGCCTGATAGAATCTGCAAACTCCCTCGAGGTCAAGGTATCCGAGATTCCCTTATTGGCTCCACTGACGCCAGTTCCGAACCTTGTccaagaaccagaagaagtcTTGAGCTATTCACAACAGCAAAGCAGCATGAATATAACatctccaaagaagagagaatCTTTCACAATGGCACCCAAGAAGGCTGAACCTCGTTTGGTTATTGATCAGTTAGTTTTAACTAACTTTAAGTCTTACGCTGGGCGTCAAGTTATTGGTCCCTTCAACGCGTCATTTTCTGCTGTTGTTGGTCCTAATGGAAGTGGGAAATCAAACGTGATTGATTCCAtgctttttgtttttgggtttCGAGCTTCCAAGATGAGACAAGGTAAATTGAGTGAATTGATTCATAACTCTGAAGGTAACAGACTAGAATTCTGTCAGGTCGACATCCACTTCAACCATGTAATTGATGATCTACAAGACGACAGCTTTTCCGTTATTCCTGATTCCCAACTTGTTGTGTCTAGGAAGGCTCTAAAGAATAACCTGTCTCAATACTACATTAATGGCAAAACTAGTACTTATACGGAGGTTACCAACCTTTTGAAAGATAAGGGGATTGATTTGCATCATAAAAGATTTTTGATCTTACAAGGTGAAGTTGAGTCTATAGCACAGATGAAACCAAAGGCAGAAAAAGAAAGTGATGATGGCTTATTGGAATACTTGGAAGATATCATTGGTACTTCGCATTACAAAGAATTAATTGACTCAAACTTGTCTAAAgttgatgagttgaacGACGTTTGTATCGAAAAGTCAAACAGATTTGAGTTGGTTGAAAAGGATaagaatcaacttgaagaaaagaaaactGAAGCATTGCGTTTTCTAGaaatggaaaagaagatgattaatttgaagtcaatccaattccaaatcAACCTTAATGCTAATACCAGTGAGTTAGCCGAGAGGCAAAGGCTCTTTAATgagttgaatgaagaaTATGAGGAAGAGAAGACCAAAAATGAGGAGTTAAACCAACAACTCGAATCTGACTTGAAAGAGCAAAAGTCTATTAACTATCAAATTGTCACTATCAGCAAGGAGATTGGCAAAAGAGCAGAGAAGTCTAAAGCAATTAATAAAGCTATCGTGTCGGTTGATGAGAAAATTAAGAATTTGAACGGGAAGTTGAGAAAAGCTATCAAGTCAAAAGAGCAGCTGGAGCAATCCTTGTCCATGAGTAGAAGTAAACTCAATACCCAAAACGAAATGTCTGCTCAATTTAAAGATGAGTTGGATcaattggtcaaagaaTTGACCCAAGAGAAAGCAACTTTGGATGAAATTAGACAAAAGATGACCTCCAAGACATCAGTTTATTCCAAAGAGATTGAAAGCTTGCAAACCAAATTGGAACCTTGGaatgacaagttgaaagagaagGAGAATTCCATccaattgatcaactcctCAATTGAAATGCTAAATAGTCAGAAATTAGAAAACAGCAAGAAGTTAGAAGCTGGTAAGGAACGTTTGATCAACATCAAAGCTGAGGGAAAGCAGAAGGAAATCGAATACCAAGAGACCCAAGAAAAATTGGATCACATTGTCGAACAAATCGGACTCGGGGAGGGGCAGATAGAGAGTGAACGCAAACAATTACTGGCCAAAAAAACCGATTTGATAAACATGAGGACCAAGGTTCAAGACTCCTTATCTGTCCATTCGCATAATCAAAATAAGAGTCGTGTTTTGAGTTCCTTAAGTAGGTTGGCCAAAAGTGGAAGAATTAATGGATTTTATGGGAGATTAGGAGACTTGGGTatcattgatgataaatATGATATTGCCATCTCCACAGCATGTCCAGCATTGGATTCTATTGTGGTTGAGACGGTGGAAACCGCTCAAACTTGCATTCAATATTTAAGAAAGAATAGCTTGGGTTATGGTACTTTTATTTGCCTTAATAAGCTTAGAAACTTCAATACCTCACCAATTAGTACACCCGGTAACCCTGCCACTGTGAAGAGGttgtttgacttgattAAACCAAAAAACGAAAAGTTCTTAACAGCATTTTACAGTAAGTTGTTTGACACTCTAGTTGCGACCAACTTACAAGAAGCCAAACAAGTTGCATATGGCAAGAAGAGGTTTAGGGTTGTCACCTTAGATGGTAAGTTGGTTGATACTTCCGGTACAATGTCTGGTGGAGGAAATAGCTTCGCCAAAGGAGGTATGATATTGGCGTCTTCCAAATTGGAGGACAAAATGGATTTGAGCGACGAGGATGTGCAACAATTACAGCAAGACTTAAGCTCTATGGAATCAAAATATGAAGCAGAATATAGAGACTTTCAGATTAAAGAAAGCCAATTAAGAAGTTTGAAAGATTTGCATCCTGAAACTCAGTTCAATTTGTCCAAGTTaaaacttgaaattgaagcCTTGAGCAGTGAGAAACGTGAAGTATCGGCTTTGTGCAAGAGATTGATCAACGAAAATGAAAGCAATGAAAACTCTGCCAAGATTGAACAAGAGATTCAATTCAAGGAAAGCGAAAAGAATGAAATAATCAAAGGCAAGGATGAATTAAAATTGGAGATGAAAGACTTGGAATCTAAAATTGGggaattggaagagaagatCATGGAAGCAGGTGGTGTCGAATTAAGGTTGCAGAGTGCCAAAGTCGATTCCATCAAGCAGAAGATCGAGATTATAAATGATAAGACTTCAAATGAGAAGCTAACTATTAGAAAATTAgaaaatgaaatcaagagaACTGCCAAAGCTTCTGAAGAAAGctccaaagaaattgaaaaagctGAAACCGAATTGGAGACCATTAAAAGCCAAGATACCAACAAACAGGAAGAATTAGATGCATTGaacaaagaaattgataaGTTAACTGACGAGAAGGAAGCTTTGCAAGAGTCATTAGAAGGTGTGAATGAGCAATTAGAAGCTAAGAACTCcgagatcaagaaattcaaatCTTTGGAAATTGAACTTAATaataaacttgaaaaattgggtAACGTCATTAAAAAGATACAGCGTGAAATTTCTGTTGAAGAGGAGAACTTGGGCTCTTTGCTAGTCAGGAACACGACAGATTACATTTCCTGGTTGGAACCTGAAGAACAAGAGAAATACAATGGtaatgaaatcaagaagcttACCACAGAAGAATTAGAACGAGTCAATATTGACGAAGTCGATAGTGAGATAGTTGACATTGAGAAGTACATGGCTAACGTCAAAACAGATATAGAGATCTTAAAAGAGTACGGTTTGAAGATACAGGAATTCAAAATTCGACAACAAGAGTTAGATGAGTCGATCAGTTCTAGGGACGAAATTAAGAACTACTgtgaagacttgaagcGCAAGAGATTAGACGAGTTCATGGAGGGTTTCAATACTATTTCGTTATCGTTGAAAGAAATGTACCAAATGATCACTATGGGTGGTAATGCCGAATTAGAGTTAGTTGATAGTTTGGATCCTTTTTCCGAAGGTATTTTGTTTAGCGTTATGCCACCAAAAAAGTCTTGGAGAAATATTAGCAATTTGAGTGGTGGTGAGAAGACCTTGAGTTCATTAGCATTGGTTTTTGCATTACACAAGTATAAACCAACCCCATTATATGTCATGGATGAAATCGATGCAGCGTTGGATTTTAGGAATGTGAGTATCGTGGCAAATTACATTAAAGAAAGAACCAAGAATGGTCAGTTTATTGTTATTTCTTTAAGAAATAATATGTTCGAATTAGCCAAGCAATTGGTAGGAATTTACAAAGTCAACAATATGACCAAAAGTATTTCCTTGCAAAACAAAGAATTCTTAAATTGA
- a CDS encoding uncharacterized protein (EggNog:ENOG503P7UQ; COG:S), with the protein MSSFRPRRVIPSAINTPTSVVIKSSKLATQSETERILTAFIDISESVATTVPGQASSSNEILNADSGLSNSTGNAAIISQLKRLQRDLRGLPPTLTEFNLVPELSSNKKIRFDDDSQDQPSNKKIKFELEEPQEVIIQTAMDETVDETINDTANETKDYPSSGEEEETKEETKEKKSKKDKKEKKERKEKKHKKDKTDKKEKKEKTHKHDK; encoded by the coding sequence ATGTCATCTTTCAGACCAAGAAGAGTGATACCAAGTGCTATCAACACCCCCACTTCCGTTGTaatcaagtcttccaaaTTGGCCACCCAATCCGAAACCGAAAGGATTTTAACGGCTTTCATAGACATCAGTGAATCGGTTGCAACTACGGTACCAGGACaagcatcttcatccaatgAAATTTTGAATGCTGACAGCGGGTTGAGTAATAGTACAGGGAATGCTGCTATAATAAGTCAATTAAAGAGATTACAAAGAGATTTGAGAGGTCTCCCACCCACTTTAACTGAGTTCAACTTAGTACCAGAATTATCCAGTAATAAAAAGATTAggtttgatgatgatagCCAAGACCAACcttccaacaagaagataaaATTTGAACTCGAAGAGCCTCAAGAAGTTATAATTCAAACTGCAATGGATGAAACCGTGGATGAGACTATTAACGACACTGCTAACGAGACTAAAGACTATCCTTCtagtggtgaagaagaggagacaaaagaagaaaccaaggaaaagaagagtaAGAAGGACAAGAAGGAAAAAAAGGAAAGGAAGGAAAAGAAACATAAAAAAGATAAAACagacaagaaagaaaaaaagGAAAAGACCCATAAACACGATAAGTAA